The following DNA comes from Streptomyces sp. NBC_00273.
CCCCAGCGGCGGGGGGCCGTAGATCATCTGCCCCTGTAGGTGGCGTTCGTGCTCGTCCAAGAGGGCGGTGGCGACCGAGGGCGGGTCGGGGAACGAGCGGTAGAGGGTCGCGCGGCCGACGCCCGCGGCCTTCGCGATCTGCTCCATCGTCACGGTGCTCGGATCGTGCGTAGTGAAGAGCAGTTCGGCGGCGGAGAGGATCTGTGCGCGATTGCGCACCGCGTCGGCGCGCTGCCGGGGCGCGGTGGCGCCTCGGGGTGCCGCCTGGAGATCACTGCGGAGGACTACCTGCGGGGCGGGATGCTCGTCGCCGTTGCTCATGCGGGTCACCTTACTTCCCGAAACCCTAAGTGGACGGCTTGTCCGTTTAGCAGCTCCTAGTCTAGGTTAAGTGAGACGATCGTCCATTTAACGTGGGAGAACGAGATGAACGCTGCGCTGCTCGCGGCAGCCCTCCTGGTTGGGTGCCTCCTGGCCGTCCAGGCGTCGGTCAACCTGCAACTGAACAAGGCCGTGGGAACCCCCTACGGCGCCTCCACGGTGCAACTGGGCGTGGCCGCCGGACTCCTGGTGGTCCTGGCGGCAGTGACCGGGTCGCTCGGCGCACTCGGGAAGCTCCCCGGCGTCGAGTGGTGGCATCTACTGGGCGGCCTGGCCAGCCCCCTCTACATCACGAGCGGCATCCTGCTCTTCCCCCGGCTGGGAGCCCTGGCCTCGGTCGGGTTGTTCGTCACGGGGCAGATGTTCTCCTCCTTGGTCCTCGACCTGGGCGGCTTCCTCGGGCTGGAGAAGAAGGGCCTGAGCCCGGGCATCGCGCTCGGCGCCCTCGCGGTCCTCGCGGGCATCATCGTGATCATCCGGGGGCAGCGGGCGACCGCCCCGCCCGGAGCCCCGACGATGTCGGGCCCTGGCCGGATCGGATGGATCGCCCTCGGCATCGTCGCCGGCGGTGTGCTCCCGGTTCAGGGCGCGGTCAACGCCGAGCTCCGGCATGGTCTGGGCGCCCCGATCACGGTGGCAGCCTTCAGCTTCACGGTGGCCACGCTCACCATCTCCGTCGTCCTGCTGGTGCTGCGCCTGACCGGCAAGACCCCCAAGCCGCAGTTGGCCCCGCTGAAGGCGATGCCCTGGTGGGGCTGGCTCGGCGGAGCGTGCGCCGCGGGCTACGTCACCGGAACGTTCCTGCTGATCCCCGAGATCGGCGCCGCGGTGACCGTCGGGCTGACCGTGACCGGCCAGCAGCTGACCTCCGCCCTGATCGACCACCGGGGCATGTTCCGGCTGCCGACCCGGGTGCTGAGCGTGCCGCGTCTGACGGGACTCGGCCTGCTGCTCGCCGGATCGCTGGCCATCCAACTCGTCTGAGCTCGCGCTCGTATGCCCCTGAGAGAGAAGGCTGTTCCTCGTGGAGACCTACGCCGTAGGGCCCGAACTGCACGCCCTGCCCTCTGCACTGCCGATACCCGACTCGGGCCTGCAACCGGTCAACGCCTACCTGCTGCGCGGTGAGCAGCCGATGCTGGTGGACACGGGCATGCCCGTGGACCGGGACGCGTTCGAAGAGGCCCTGTGGTCCCTGGTGGACCCCGCCGACCTGCGGTGGATCGCCATCACCCATGACGACCGGGACCACACCGGGAGCCTGGCGCGGATACTCGACCGCGCTCCCGGCGCCAAGGTCGTCACGAACGGGATATCGCTCACCCGGCTGTCCGAGGAGTTCGAGATCCCGCGTGAGCGGGTGGTGACGGTGAACTCCGGGAGCCGGATATCGATCGGTGACCGGACTGTCAGCTTCCACCGGCCGCCCACGTTCGACTCGCCGGGCACGCTCGCGGTGTTCGACCACGGGGCCGGCACGCTTTTCAGCTCGGACAGTTTCGGCACCGTCGTACCTGAAACCGTGCAGCACGTCGGTGACGCCGACGTGAAGGAATTCTTCGAGGGCTTCGACGTCCTGAACCGGGCGATCGCCCCGTGGACGGCCCTCGTCGACGCGGAGAAGTTCCGCCGCACCGTCCAGGCGGTGTCCTCCCTCTCCCCCGCCCGGCTGCTGTCCGCCCACGGGCCGACGGTGGAGGGCCGGATGGTCACCTCCCTGATGGAGGCCATGGCCCGCATCCCGTTCCTGCCGGCATGGCTCCCGGGCGCGGACGTCGACCTCGAAGCCGCCTTGGACGCGCACGGCGCCCGAGCCGCCCCCTGACTGTCCGGGCCCTCGACCCTCAGCCACCGTTGAGCTCTCGAACCTCAGCAACTGCTGAGCCCTGAACCACCATTCCACCACTTCCTCGACACCCCTCGGAGCCACCGTTGACCACCGCATCCCTGACACCTCCGCCGGGCATCATCACCGTCTTCTCGGACATCTGGTGTTCGTTCGCGCACATCGCCATCCACCGTCTGCACGCCACGCGCAAGCGGCTCGAGCTCGACACCCGAGTCAGCTTCGACCTGCGGGCCTTCCCCCTTGAGCTCCTCAACGACGCGCCCAGCCCCCGCCCCGGAACCGACAGCGAGGTGGGCCGGATGGCCAGCCTGGAGCCGGCGGCCGGCTGGCAGCTCTGGCAGGCCAAGGACTGGCTCTACCCCTCCACCATGCTGCCCGCGCTGGAGGCGATCCAGGCCGCCAAGGAGCAGTCCTTCGCGGCGTCCGAACAGCTCGACCTCGGCCTGCGGAAGGCGTTCTGGGCCGAGT
Coding sequences within:
- a CDS encoding DMT family transporter, with the translated sequence MNAALLAAALLVGCLLAVQASVNLQLNKAVGTPYGASTVQLGVAAGLLVVLAAVTGSLGALGKLPGVEWWHLLGGLASPLYITSGILLFPRLGALASVGLFVTGQMFSSLVLDLGGFLGLEKKGLSPGIALGALAVLAGIIVIIRGQRATAPPGAPTMSGPGRIGWIALGIVAGGVLPVQGAVNAELRHGLGAPITVAAFSFTVATLTISVVLLVLRLTGKTPKPQLAPLKAMPWWGWLGGACAAGYVTGTFLLIPEIGAAVTVGLTVTGQQLTSALIDHRGMFRLPTRVLSVPRLTGLGLLLAGSLAIQLV
- a CDS encoding MBL fold metallo-hydrolase, which gives rise to METYAVGPELHALPSALPIPDSGLQPVNAYLLRGEQPMLVDTGMPVDRDAFEEALWSLVDPADLRWIAITHDDRDHTGSLARILDRAPGAKVVTNGISLTRLSEEFEIPRERVVTVNSGSRISIGDRTVSFHRPPTFDSPGTLAVFDHGAGTLFSSDSFGTVVPETVQHVGDADVKEFFEGFDVLNRAIAPWTALVDAEKFRRTVQAVSSLSPARLLSAHGPTVEGRMVTSLMEAMARIPFLPAWLPGADVDLEAALDAHGARAAP
- a CDS encoding DsbA family oxidoreductase, producing MTTASLTPPPGIITVFSDIWCSFAHIAIHRLHATRKRLELDTRVSFDLRAFPLELLNDAPSPRPGTDSEVGRMASLEPAAGWQLWQAKDWLYPSTMLPALEAIQAAKEQSFAASEQLDLGLRKAFWAESRSVSHRKVILDVAAQTGVVDVTALAEALDDGRARSNLSGQTAVARTEAVSCSPHLFLPDGSDWANPGIDVRWEGSYGVGFPVIESDDPTIYEDLLLATATG